One region of Acidobacteriota bacterium genomic DNA includes:
- a CDS encoding thiamine diphosphokinase: MRDCIIFLRGVYRARDLTFYRSLCRGKFRIAADGGYAFFRKSGLVPDLLVGDFDSLRISPNRLSSRTRIEPHSTNKNATDAELALDYCLRRGARRVDIVQPSIGEPDHFAGNLLLLARSHKDANRRYKPRVRLVDAAAEVLMVDSSVWIIRGAVGDRVSVVPISKRAILTCQGTDYDVVNLTIRRGETVGLRNRVRTARARFEIRGTALVFHRWAGR; this comes from the coding sequence ATGAGAGACTGCATCATCTTCCTGCGCGGGGTCTATCGCGCTCGTGATCTAACCTTTTACCGCTCGCTTTGCCGTGGAAAATTCCGCATCGCGGCCGACGGGGGATACGCTTTCTTCCGTAAATCCGGGCTGGTGCCCGACCTGCTCGTGGGCGACTTTGATTCCCTGAGAATCAGCCCGAACCGGCTGTCTTCGCGCACCAGGATCGAGCCTCACTCGACGAACAAGAACGCCACGGACGCCGAACTGGCTCTCGACTACTGCCTGCGGCGGGGGGCACGCCGCGTCGATATCGTGCAACCGTCGATCGGCGAGCCGGACCATTTCGCCGGCAACCTGCTCCTGCTGGCCAGGTCGCACAAGGACGCAAACAGGCGGTATAAGCCGCGTGTCCGGCTGGTCGATGCCGCCGCCGAGGTGCTTATGGTCGATTCGAGTGTGTGGATCATTCGGGGGGCGGTTGGTGACAGGGTGTCAGTAGTACCTATCTCCAAACGTGCAATCCTGACCTGCCAGGGCACGGACTACGACGTCGTCAACCTGACAATTCGACGGGGCGAGACGGTAGGTTTGCGTAACCGCGTCCGCACTGCTCGTGCGCGATTCGAAATCCGGGGGACGGCGCTGGTTTTTCACCGTTGGGCCGGCCGTTAA
- a CDS encoding transketolase produces MFDTWRGFTQGRLSRDRYEQLTEMARQARGHILKMTTVAGSGHPGGSMSSLEVFLVLYTTARVDPGDPLRDDRDRIIISHGHTSPGVYAALGAAGFYDVTLALHGFRQGGSPFEGHVERSIPGVEWDTGNLGQGLSVGVGKAIYARLSGNDFHTYVCMGDGEQQKGQISEARRMAAKYKLTRLTAIVDFNHLQISGRIEDIMPQDIRAEWEAGGWKVIEIDGHDLNQVYESLRTATMDDGSPYMILATSVMGQGVSFMKNDKSFHGSAVKKDRIQTALDELGIENDVEALLARRKEGPPPMFDIRRPAFPNVDAGSPISYQADVGMDNRSAFGSALQSVAEKNMGREAFTMAVFDCDLAGSVKTHGFAMKYPHNFFQCGISEHNAASMAGSLSAEAAVSVWADFGVFGIDETYNQARLNDINHTNLKLFCTHSGVNVGEDGKTHQCIDYFGLFNSTFGWKVITPADPNQTDRAVRYVLSRPGNFAVIMGRSVNPVITDESGRPFFAENYAYRYGRMETIRQGRGFALVAAGNMLGRALEAWDILNAEKRRIALVCVSDWSDLHADDLAMLASYDRIAVLEDHNVRTGLGTAIAATLADSDLSVGITRLGVTTYASSGKPDELFRMLGLDPHSVAARIRALVENSPVGV; encoded by the coding sequence ATGTTTGACACGTGGCGCGGCTTCACTCAGGGGAGACTATCCCGGGACCGGTACGAGCAACTGACCGAAATGGCCAGGCAGGCCAGGGGGCACATCCTCAAAATGACAACGGTGGCGGGCTCGGGTCATCCGGGCGGCTCCATGTCGTCGCTGGAAGTGTTCCTGGTTCTGTACACGACAGCCAGGGTGGACCCCGGTGACCCGTTGCGTGATGATCGCGACAGGATAATCATCTCTCACGGGCACACCTCGCCGGGTGTCTACGCGGCGCTGGGTGCGGCGGGATTCTATGACGTCACGCTTGCCCTGCACGGTTTTCGTCAGGGCGGCTCACCGTTCGAAGGCCACGTGGAACGTTCCATCCCCGGGGTTGAATGGGATACCGGCAACCTGGGCCAGGGTCTTTCGGTGGGCGTCGGCAAAGCCATCTACGCGCGGCTGTCCGGAAACGATTTTCATACCTATGTATGCATGGGTGACGGTGAGCAGCAAAAGGGGCAGATATCCGAGGCCCGGCGGATGGCTGCCAAGTACAAGCTGACGCGTTTGACGGCTATTGTCGATTTCAACCACCTGCAGATCTCCGGCCGGATCGAAGACATCATGCCGCAGGACATCAGGGCCGAGTGGGAAGCGGGCGGGTGGAAAGTGATCGAGATCGACGGCCATGATCTTAACCAGGTCTACGAGTCGCTGCGCACAGCCACCATGGATGACGGCTCCCCGTATATGATCCTGGCCACTTCGGTCATGGGTCAAGGGGTCTCCTTCATGAAGAACGACAAGAGCTTCCACGGTTCGGCCGTCAAGAAAGACCGGATCCAGACCGCCCTTGATGAACTCGGCATCGAGAACGACGTCGAGGCTCTGCTGGCGCGCCGGAAGGAAGGTCCGCCGCCGATGTTTGATATCAGGCGTCCGGCTTTTCCGAACGTTGACGCCGGTTCGCCGATCAGCTACCAGGCTGACGTTGGCATGGACAACCGGAGCGCTTTCGGCAGCGCTCTGCAGTCGGTGGCCGAGAAGAACATGGGCCGGGAGGCCTTCACGATGGCCGTGTTCGACTGTGACCTGGCGGGGTCCGTCAAGACCCACGGGTTCGCCATGAAGTATCCGCACAACTTCTTTCAGTGCGGGATATCCGAGCACAACGCGGCGAGCATGGCCGGCTCTCTTTCGGCGGAAGCAGCCGTTTCCGTATGGGCGGATTTCGGCGTGTTCGGCATCGATGAGACGTACAACCAGGCCCGGCTGAACGACATCAATCACACCAACCTGAAACTGTTCTGCACGCATTCGGGCGTCAACGTCGGCGAGGACGGCAAAACACATCAGTGCATCGACTACTTCGGGCTGTTCAACTCCACGTTCGGCTGGAAAGTGATCACGCCGGCTGACCCCAATCAGACCGACCGGGCGGTGCGCTATGTCCTGTCCCGGCCGGGCAATTTCGCCGTCATTATGGGACGGTCCGTGAATCCGGTTATCACCGATGAATCCGGGCGGCCGTTCTTTGCCGAAAACTACGCCTACCGCTACGGCCGCATGGAGACGATTCGGCAGGGCAGGGGTTTTGCGCTGGTGGCGGCAGGCAATATGCTCGGTCGCGCGCTGGAAGCCTGGGACATACTTAACGCCGAAAAAAGACGCATAGCGCTTGTCTGCGTGTCCGACTGGTCGGACCTGCATGCCGATGACCTGGCCATGCTGGCGTCCTATGATCGGATTGCGGTGCTCGAAGATCACAATGTCAGGACCGGACTGGGAACGGCCATAGCCGCGACCCTGGCTGACAGCGATCTCTCGGTCGGAATCACCAGGCTGGGTGTCACCACGTACGCGTCGTCCGGTAAACCCGACGAGCTTTTCAGGATGCTCGGGCTGGACCCGCATTCCGTCGCGGCCCGTATACGCGCGCTTGTCGAGAACAGCCCGGTCGGGGTTTGA
- a CDS encoding DUF362 domain-containing protein, whose translation MSRVVVVKSNGKPTGNGFGRQEYVALLSAGLGWLSGENEVRAALRKYLPSGTIGMKTNCLVGRRNSTPVALVDALSQLLTGAGFDENDLVVWDRTNRELAGADFPLNAASRGRRCLGTDTNGAGYSEEFYSFGEVNSLVTRILTDMVDHNVNLPVLKDHSIAGLSAGLKNMYGAIHNPNKYHGNNCDPYCAHVSNLSPIRQKNRLTVLDAVRVQYDRGPGFVGRHMYSYNGVVISDDPVAADRVGLEILERIRAINGLPSLEKAGRPVKYLGSAEATGLGTADLSRIDLNVVLVDADGRRRPGELF comes from the coding sequence ATGAGTCGTGTCGTTGTCGTCAAGTCTAATGGTAAGCCCACGGGAAACGGATTTGGTCGACAGGAATACGTTGCCCTGCTTTCGGCCGGTCTTGGGTGGCTTTCCGGTGAGAACGAGGTGCGGGCGGCGCTGCGCAAATACCTGCCCTCAGGCACGATCGGTATGAAAACGAACTGCCTGGTCGGCAGGCGCAATTCGACGCCGGTGGCGCTGGTTGATGCGCTGTCCCAGCTGCTGACCGGCGCCGGGTTTGACGAAAATGACCTGGTCGTGTGGGATCGGACCAACCGGGAACTGGCCGGGGCCGACTTCCCGCTCAACGCGGCTTCCAGGGGCCGGCGGTGCCTGGGCACGGACACAAACGGGGCCGGGTACAGTGAAGAATTCTACAGTTTTGGAGAAGTCAATTCTCTGGTTACTCGCATTCTTACGGACATGGTCGACCACAACGTCAATCTGCCGGTGCTCAAGGACCATTCCATAGCGGGTCTTTCGGCCGGGCTGAAGAACATGTACGGTGCGATACACAACCCGAACAAGTACCACGGCAACAACTGCGATCCCTACTGTGCCCACGTCTCCAACCTTTCGCCCATCCGGCAGAAGAACCGGCTGACCGTACTCGACGCCGTCCGGGTCCAGTATGATCGCGGTCCCGGTTTTGTCGGCAGGCATATGTACTCTTACAACGGCGTAGTGATCTCTGATGACCCGGTGGCTGCCGACCGGGTGGGGCTGGAGATTCTGGAGCGTATCCGCGCTATCAACGGTCTGCCTTCCCTCGAGAAGGCCGGGCGGCCCGTGAAATACCTCGGTTCGGCCGAAGCGACAGGGCTCGGGACGGCCGACCTGTCGCGTATAGATCTGAACGTGGTGCTGGTTGACGCCGACGGGCGCCGTCGGCCGGGAGAACTGTTCTGA
- the amrB gene encoding AmmeMemoRadiSam system protein B produces the protein MSRAVPLAGFLLLGLFCASAANSTVREPAVAGTFYPADSAALAAMVGDHLSAVGDSASIDGELIALIVPHAGLIYSGPIAAYSYKLLEDSGVENVILCGPSHRLRFEGVSVYGPGVAWKTPLGTVPCDDRLCKELIDFDPLIAESPQAHEAEHCLEVQLPYLQTVLKEFEIVPAIMGRPDPPTARLLAAAMVKLSPGGRTVMIASTDWQHYRAADEGWKMDSLGIDCLMRLDARGLENHLKSGRVEMCGGGPTVAVIKAAVARGANSVKILRYGDSGDVSGDKGSVVGYVAAAIYKARVGQGSEATLPDSPDAERGQIPTAMLSDSDKTTLLRIARQSIESYLQDGNLPTFEVSGILAQPGAAFVTLEKQGQLRGCIGYTVASTPLYRTVSECAVKAAVADPRFPLVQASELADLHLEISVLTPLQRVESLEEIQVGRDGLMISMGGNRGLLLPQVATDYGWDRTEFLRQTCRKAGLPAEAYQSPGAVIEKFQAVIFEE, from the coding sequence ATGAGCAGGGCCGTTCCCCTTGCAGGTTTCCTTTTACTTGGTCTGTTCTGCGCCAGCGCAGCTAACTCAACCGTCAGGGAACCGGCCGTAGCCGGCACCTTCTATCCCGCCGACAGCGCCGCGCTGGCGGCAATGGTGGGAGATCACCTTTCGGCGGTCGGCGACTCGGCGTCGATCGACGGCGAGCTCATAGCGCTGATCGTACCCCACGCCGGCCTGATCTATTCCGGGCCCATCGCGGCATACAGTTACAAGCTGCTGGAAGATTCGGGCGTCGAGAACGTCATCCTCTGCGGACCCTCGCACCGACTGCGGTTTGAGGGGGTTTCAGTCTACGGCCCGGGTGTGGCATGGAAAACGCCCCTCGGCACGGTTCCGTGCGATGACCGTCTCTGCAAAGAACTCATAGATTTCGATCCGCTGATTGCCGAATCACCACAGGCGCACGAGGCTGAACATTGCCTTGAGGTCCAACTCCCGTACCTTCAGACAGTGCTCAAAGAATTCGAAATCGTGCCGGCAATCATGGGGCGGCCCGATCCACCCACGGCCAGGCTTTTGGCCGCGGCGATGGTGAAACTCAGTCCCGGCGGCCGGACCGTCATGATCGCGTCAACGGACTGGCAACACTACCGAGCGGCCGACGAGGGGTGGAAAATGGATTCCCTCGGCATCGACTGCCTGATGCGCCTGGATGCCCGCGGCCTTGAGAATCACCTCAAAAGCGGCAGAGTGGAGATGTGCGGCGGCGGCCCGACCGTGGCCGTTATAAAAGCGGCCGTGGCCCGGGGCGCCAACAGCGTGAAAATTCTGCGCTACGGTGATTCCGGCGATGTCTCAGGGGACAAGGGGTCGGTCGTGGGATACGTGGCGGCCGCGATCTATAAGGCCAGGGTCGGGCAGGGATCAGAGGCGACACTTCCAGACTCCCCGGATGCAGAAAGAGGACAAATCCCGACGGCCATGTTGTCTGACAGCGACAAGACAACGCTGCTGAGGATCGCACGGCAGTCCATCGAGAGTTACCTGCAAGACGGCAATCTGCCGACATTCGAGGTCAGCGGCATTCTGGCGCAACCGGGCGCCGCATTCGTCACGCTCGAGAAACAGGGACAGTTGAGAGGATGCATCGGGTACACGGTCGCCAGCACCCCGCTGTACCGGACGGTTTCGGAATGTGCCGTCAAGGCGGCCGTCGCCGACCCAAGATTTCCTCTGGTCCAGGCCTCGGAACTGGCCGACCTGCACCTGGAAATATCGGTTTTGACACCCTTGCAACGGGTTGAGTCCCTGGAGGAGATTCAGGTTGGGCGCGACGGGCTCATGATCTCCATGGGGGGTAATCGCGGACTGCTGCTTCCCCAGGTCGCAACGGACTACGGCTGGGACAGAACGGAATTCCTGAGGCAGACGTGCAGAAAGGCCGGACTGCCTGCTGAAGCGTACCAGTCGCCGGGAGCCGTCATCGAGAAATTCCAGGCCGTTATCTTCGAGGAATGA
- a CDS encoding DUF6599 family protein, translating to MRTVLVAAAVLLAAGGIAAEIVYPGDDFVPGWKTAGQTLRFVKNDLYGYIDGGAELFHEYGFEDLLVQHYVRGEDEISLEVYRMASPESALGIYLIRCGTETPVQGVPVRNSGGWSQIAAVKGGCFIQVNNFMGDEDLLPVMVELVSRAATSVPEAEPVLLLDSLPREGLVPGTELIVRGPYSLQMMLTFGKGDVLELGSEIFGVAGDYRDSAGVVFTRIVIPYPNAGTARHAFESLVANLDPYLTVEDAWQDGFTFRDYQDKFGEATVAENVISIRIHLPATPARPVLQR from the coding sequence ATGAGAACAGTATTAGTTGCAGCCGCCGTCCTGCTGGCCGCGGGCGGCATCGCGGCGGAGATCGTATATCCCGGCGATGATTTCGTGCCCGGGTGGAAGACGGCGGGACAAACGCTTCGCTTCGTCAAGAACGACCTCTACGGGTACATCGACGGCGGCGCAGAGTTGTTTCACGAGTACGGGTTTGAAGACCTGCTGGTGCAGCACTACGTCAGGGGCGAGGATGAGATCAGTCTGGAAGTGTATCGAATGGCAAGTCCGGAATCGGCGCTCGGTATATACCTGATCAGGTGCGGAACGGAAACCCCCGTCCAGGGCGTGCCGGTAAGGAACTCCGGAGGCTGGTCGCAGATTGCGGCTGTAAAGGGCGGTTGCTTCATTCAGGTCAACAATTTCATGGGTGACGAAGACCTCCTCCCCGTGATGGTCGAGCTGGTCAGCCGGGCAGCGACGTCCGTACCGGAAGCTGAACCCGTTCTGTTGTTAGACAGTCTGCCCCGGGAAGGCCTTGTCCCCGGAACGGAGTTGATCGTCAGGGGCCCTTACAGTCTTCAGATGATGCTCACGTTCGGCAAGGGGGACGTGCTCGAACTGGGTTCGGAGATATTCGGTGTGGCCGGTGATTACCGGGATTCCGCCGGTGTCGTTTTCACCCGGATCGTCATTCCCTATCCGAACGCCGGGACGGCCCGGCACGCATTCGAGAGCCTGGTGGCTAACCTGGACCCGTACCTCACGGTAGAGGACGCGTGGCAGGACGGATTTACATTCAGAGACTATCAGGACAAGTTCGGCGAGGCCACGGTCGCCGAAAACGTGATCTCCATCCGCATTCACCTTCCGGCGACACCGGCACGGCCGGTCTTACAACGGTGA
- a CDS encoding glucokinase — MKAMLAGYISGSSVDLARVRNTGNRVELYDQANFVSTGYSDLESILKIYHKKSKGDIDVACFGVAGPVIRNEVSTTNLPWHIVGGEIEKRFSIKQVRLLNDIVATAYGLPHLGPDRFYTINEGNPGENGNLGLIAAGAGLGEALIYRTGDQIHPYASEGGHADFAPSNQIQAELWEYLYGELGNVEVEDIVSLTGLERIFNFLVDTHGGVRGEWYDRAENRAAAIIEMALSGRDRTAGQALDIFIDCYASEAANLALKGMTLGGIYIGGQIAPQIITALDQGRFMEHFVKHGKMESLLAGMPVGVIIEEKTALLGAAGVSTAM; from the coding sequence ATGAAAGCAATGCTGGCCGGATACATAAGCGGGTCGTCGGTTGACCTTGCGCGCGTGCGCAACACGGGCAACCGGGTGGAGTTGTACGACCAAGCTAATTTCGTCAGCACCGGCTATTCCGACCTCGAGTCAATCCTTAAAATCTATCACAAGAAGAGCAAGGGTGATATCGACGTTGCCTGCTTCGGTGTCGCCGGACCCGTGATCAGAAACGAGGTTTCAACCACCAACCTCCCGTGGCACATCGTGGGCGGCGAGATCGAGAAGAGGTTTTCCATCAAGCAGGTTCGATTGCTCAACGACATCGTTGCGACCGCCTATGGTCTTCCGCATCTCGGCCCCGACAGGTTCTACACTATCAACGAGGGTAATCCCGGAGAGAACGGGAATCTCGGCCTGATCGCCGCCGGGGCCGGTCTGGGTGAAGCGTTGATCTACCGCACCGGCGACCAGATCCACCCGTATGCCTCGGAAGGGGGCCATGCCGATTTCGCGCCGAGCAACCAGATCCAGGCTGAACTCTGGGAATACCTGTATGGGGAATTGGGCAATGTCGAGGTGGAGGACATCGTGAGCCTGACCGGCCTGGAACGGATATTCAACTTCCTGGTCGACACCCACGGGGGAGTCCGGGGGGAGTGGTATGACCGCGCCGAGAACCGGGCGGCGGCCATAATCGAGATGGCGCTCTCAGGCAGGGACCGCACAGCCGGCCAGGCGCTGGACATTTTCATAGACTGTTACGCCTCGGAGGCGGCCAACCTGGCCCTGAAGGGCATGACGCTCGGCGGCATCTACATCGGGGGCCAGATAGCGCCGCAGATCATTACCGCGCTGGATCAGGGGCGGTTCATGGAGCACTTCGTAAAGCACGGCAAAATGGAGAGCCTGCTGGCCGGCATGCCGGTGGGGGTCATCATCGAAGAGAAAACGGCCCTGCTTGGTGCGGCAGGCGTGTCCACAGCCATGTGA
- a CDS encoding DUF362 domain-containing protein: MAPCRYRSMNTRLHVNRRDFLKAGGVVGAGLMLGNPSLWAQDKEKNGETERPRTNIDEAMKVPRTPLSLPGCLPGKVVEVYDEQAIADGRPVSERVANMFQRGLQELTGKSPADSFNLFFEAGDTVGIKVNPVGAGLISTRLEVVDAVVAWLEDNGIPRGNIVIWDRYDYMLKEAGFTEERYPGIGIEGLQTADEEAIGGEAKDDSRWLDDEGRHVSVGNFDMDVYYWADIEGPKDKPYLNQHVFNGKYSYFGKLLTKKLTKIINVPVCKNTGGGISVAAKNLGYGAVCNTGRLHRGLFFDVCTEVMAFSAIRDKLVMNVADGLVAQYDGGPMPAAQFTYQFKTLFFATDPFALDMICHNIMVEKRKSMKIKVNEHPVFTDYLRYAQRLGLGVVDPERTHHARVDMSA, from the coding sequence ATGGCACCCTGTCGTTACCGTTCAATGAACACCAGGCTTCACGTAAACCGCCGGGATTTTCTCAAGGCCGGCGGCGTCGTTGGCGCCGGTCTGATGCTGGGCAACCCGTCCCTGTGGGCACAGGACAAAGAAAAGAACGGGGAAACGGAGAGACCCAGGACGAATATCGACGAGGCGATGAAGGTCCCGCGAACCCCGCTATCGCTGCCCGGCTGTCTTCCCGGCAAAGTGGTCGAGGTGTACGATGAACAGGCGATCGCCGACGGCCGGCCGGTCTCGGAGCGCGTTGCGAACATGTTTCAGCGGGGATTGCAGGAACTGACCGGAAAGAGTCCCGCCGACAGTTTCAACCTCTTCTTTGAGGCCGGTGATACGGTTGGTATCAAGGTCAATCCCGTGGGTGCCGGCCTGATCAGCACGCGGCTGGAGGTTGTCGATGCCGTCGTTGCCTGGCTGGAGGACAACGGCATCCCGCGCGGGAATATCGTCATCTGGGACCGCTACGATTACATGCTCAAGGAAGCGGGTTTTACCGAAGAACGGTATCCGGGGATCGGCATAGAAGGATTGCAGACCGCGGACGAGGAGGCCATCGGCGGCGAAGCAAAGGACGACAGCCGCTGGCTGGACGACGAAGGCAGGCACGTCAGCGTCGGCAACTTCGACATGGACGTGTACTACTGGGCCGATATCGAGGGGCCGAAAGACAAGCCCTACCTGAATCAGCACGTTTTCAACGGCAAGTATTCCTACTTCGGCAAGCTGCTCACGAAGAAGCTGACCAAGATCATAAACGTCCCCGTCTGCAAGAACACCGGGGGCGGCATCTCCGTGGCTGCCAAGAATCTCGGTTACGGCGCGGTCTGCAACACCGGCAGGCTTCACCGCGGGCTGTTCTTTGACGTGTGCACGGAAGTCATGGCCTTTTCGGCGATTCGCGATAAGCTGGTCATGAACGTCGCGGATGGATTGGTGGCGCAGTACGACGGCGGGCCGATGCCCGCCGCTCAGTTTACGTACCAGTTCAAGACGCTGTTTTTCGCCACCGATCCTTTTGCGCTGGACATGATTTGCCACAATATAATGGTGGAGAAGCGCAAGAGCATGAAGATCAAGGTAAACGAGCACCCCGTCTTCACTGACTATCTTCGCTACGCCCAACGGCTCGGACTGGGTGTGGTCGACCCGGAAAGGACGCACCACGCTCGTGTGGATATGTCCGCCTGA
- a CDS encoding methyltransferase domain-containing protein, whose amino-acid sequence MKKKAQGIDWSDECWKEMLVFQRKSMWLDDTIDKLAAWFGLGHGITAVDVGCGLGYLGYTFWPYFGKGGRYVGVDRSPALLRDAARSAKTWADAGETSFVAGNAYELPFEDDFADWVMCQAVLMHLEDPRRALSEMIRVTGPGGLITCIESDNVRYMLSQHYSSLPELDIEDQLLRAKVALTCHRGRIARGHGDNAIGPRVPRMMSELGLVDIDVRLNDRVHFLDPPYGGPHQQDALDNVRKQWLDEPRRTAWIDRARQEFLEADGDPAEFAQYEKAESEVLEVFRQQIDDGTYFACASGDVYVIKARKPDGTSRQ is encoded by the coding sequence ATGAAGAAAAAAGCACAGGGGATTGACTGGTCGGACGAATGCTGGAAGGAAATGCTGGTTTTCCAGCGCAAGTCCATGTGGCTGGATGACACTATCGACAAACTGGCCGCCTGGTTCGGCCTGGGCCACGGAATCACCGCCGTCGACGTCGGCTGTGGCCTGGGGTATCTCGGTTACACCTTCTGGCCATATTTCGGGAAAGGCGGGCGGTACGTGGGCGTCGACAGATCACCGGCCTTGCTGCGGGACGCCGCGCGGTCCGCAAAGACGTGGGCCGACGCCGGAGAAACCTCGTTCGTCGCCGGTAACGCTTACGAGTTACCCTTTGAAGATGACTTCGCCGACTGGGTCATGTGCCAGGCCGTCCTGATGCACCTCGAAGATCCCCGACGCGCCCTGTCCGAGATGATCAGAGTGACCGGGCCGGGTGGACTCATTACCTGTATAGAATCGGACAACGTCCGCTATATGCTCTCGCAGCACTATTCCTCGCTGCCGGAGTTGGATATCGAGGATCAACTGCTGCGGGCCAAAGTCGCCCTCACCTGCCACCGCGGGAGGATTGCACGCGGCCACGGGGATAACGCCATAGGCCCCAGGGTCCCGAGGATGATGAGCGAGTTGGGGCTTGTGGACATCGACGTGCGCCTTAACGACCGCGTCCATTTCCTGGATCCGCCCTACGGGGGGCCTCATCAGCAGGACGCGCTGGACAACGTCAGAAAACAGTGGCTGGACGAGCCACGCCGCACGGCCTGGATTGACCGAGCGAGGCAGGAATTCCTCGAGGCCGACGGCGACCCGGCTGAATTCGCACAGTATGAGAAAGCGGAGAGTGAAGTTCTGGAAGTGTTCCGGCAACAGATCGACGACGGGACCTACTTCGCGTGCGCCTCAGGCGACGTTTACGTAATCAAGGCGAGGAAACCTGACGGGACGAGCAGGCAATAA
- a CDS encoding heavy metal-binding domain-containing protein has translation MLVVTTPNIEGKKITRYFGLVSGEAILGANIFKDLFASIRDIVGGRSQAYEQELQKAKAIALSEMSEKAQAMGANAVIAVDLDYESISMGTSNMLMVSASGTAVVCQ, from the coding sequence ATGCTGGTAGTCACTACGCCGAATATTGAAGGCAAGAAAATCACCAGGTACTTCGGTCTGGTCAGCGGTGAGGCCATCCTCGGCGCCAATATTTTCAAGGACCTCTTCGCGTCCATCCGCGACATAGTCGGCGGCCGGTCACAGGCCTACGAGCAGGAATTGCAGAAGGCGAAGGCCATCGCCCTGAGCGAAATGAGCGAGAAAGCGCAGGCGATGGGGGCAAATGCCGTGATTGCGGTCGACCTGGATTACGAGAGTATCTCCATGGGGACGTCCAATATGCTTATGGTGAGCGCCTCCGGCACGGCGGTTGTCTGCCAGTGA